The genomic region ACCACCGCGATCGCCAGAATTGCGGAGTTTTGGGGTCTGACCAATGCCAAGCTTGGGTCGGTTCTCGGGCTGTCTCAGGCCACCGTCTCGCGTTTGCGCGCGGGCAAATCCGAGCTCGATCCGGCCAGCAAGTCGTTCGAAGCCGGCCAGTTTCTGCTGCGCCTGTTCCGCTCGCTCGATGCGCTGCTCGGCAGCGACGATCTGGCTGCGCGAGCCTGGCTCGCGACCCCGAATCTCGACCTAGAGGCGCGGCCTCTTGACCTGATCGACAGCTTCAAGGGTCTCATGACGGTTTGCGACTATGTGGACGCCCACCGCGCTCGCGTCTGAGCTGCGCCGTTACCGCAGGACTGTTTGGCGTGTCGTCGAGGCGCAGCATCGCATCTCGACCAATCGGCTTGCGGCCAACCTTGATGACCAAAAGCGGCTCGAGGAACTCGCCGATGCGGCCAAACCTGATCTGCCCAGGGCAGCGCGCGGGCTGCACTATCTTCTCGCCTCGCCCTTCCGCTACGGCCACGGGGTGGCCAGCCGATTTCGGCGCGCGAACGAGCGCCCCGGCATCTTCTACGCCAGCGAGACCGAGCAGACCGCGATCACCGAAACCGCCTACTGGCGGCTTCGCTTCATCAGCCGCTCGCCGGGTTTTGTCCCCGGGAACCGCACAAGCGAGTATCTGAGCTTCTCCGTTCCTGTCTCCATCACCCGACTTCTTGACACCACGCGGCCCCCTCTGTCGCGCGACAGCAAACGCTGGGTCGACCCGCTCGACTATTCCGCGTGTCAGGTTTTCGCCGACGCTGCTCGTGCCGCTGGAGGGCAGGCGATCCGCTCGCCGTCGGCACGCGATCCGCAGGGGATCAATCTCGCGCTGTTCGATCCCGCGTGCTTTGCCAAGGCCGAGCCCGATCACGGACGCGGCTGGCACCTGCGCCTGGAAGGCCGGCGCCTCACTGCACTGGCTGCGTTTCCTTCGGGCGAGGTGCTGGATTTCACGGCCGAGCAGTTCGGACTGCCTTCGCTCGGCTGAAGCTCGAATCGCGTGGTCCCTCTTTGCGCAGCCTGCCGGAGTCTGATTTCCTGCCTGTCCTGTTCGCTCGCGCGGGCCCTGGACCGGCCCGGTTCCGCCGCAACCCGCGCAAGGCTGCGGCCCGTGTGGCCCGCGCCAGCCTTGCCTTGCGGGGTTTCCCGCTGCGCGGTGCGGCGACCCCGTTTACCCGGTCCCTTCCGGGCCCGGCGAACAGGCCGCAGGAAACTTCTCTCTTCCCCTGCGGCAGTCGCCTTCGCTCAGGAGGAAATGACCCATGTACGACAGCTTCACCGCCCAGCTTGCCGGACTCGATCTTGCCGGCTTTTCGGTTCAACCCGCACCCTTCAACGAAACAGATTTTCCCGCCGAAGAGGCGAGCGAGCAGACCCTCGCAGCCGTCTGGTCCGACATGTTCGCCCTGTTCGCCGACACCGCGCTCGAGGCCGATGCCGAGGACATCGCCTGGGGCTTCGTCAATCTCTTCCACCGCGCGGCGACCCGCAAGTCCGCGCAGGTCGATCGCGCAAGCGATGAGATCCGCGTGCTGCTTTCCGCGGCCGATGGCTCGGAAGTCCACTCGAGCAACCTCGAAGAGCAAGTCGAGCGCGCACAGGCTTCCGAAGCCAGCATGCTCGCTTTCGAGCACATGCGCGAGGTCGCGGCGATGCTCTACCGCGAAGAGACCGGGGCATCCTGGAAGCCGATGACGGGGTCGCGCGTAGCGCACGGAAAGAACCTCACCTCTGCGGTCATCGATGCGCGCGATTTCCTCAAGGTCCGCTCAGAACGTCGGCGCGCCGCGCTCACGCCCGAAGGCACCGCCGTGGTCTTCGCCGGAGGCCGCGCCAGCTTCGCCACGACCGAGGAGGCGACGAGCTATGCGAACAACATCTGGGCCACGCTCGACCGAGTGCGCGAGCAGGTGCCTGATATGCTCCTCGTCCATGGCGGCGACGGCAAGGGCGCCGATCGGCTTGCAGCCGCCTGGGCCGAACGCCACGAGGTACAGCAACTGATCTTCGGTCTCGATCGTAGGTTGGGTGCCCGGGCCGGGTTCAAGCGCAACGAGCAGATGCTGGCGATGACCCCGCGCTACGTGATCGCCTTTCCCGGTAATGGCGTCACCGAGCGTCTCGTCATCGAAGCCAAGGCACGCCGGATCACGGTCGTCGATCGCCGCGGTCCGCTGGGGACCAAGCCTGGCACCGACTGAGGCCACGCCCTTCGATCGCGCTGTAGCGGCCAGAAGACCGCTGACTGCTTGTCGCCATCTGTCGAGTGCGCGTTAACGTCGCAGGGACCCACTGGCGCGCACCGGAAGCTCCGCACTCAAGAGGGCGTTCTCACGCGCCTACCCGCACCAGCATCATCTCTGCGCCTTCCAAGCGAGCACACTTGGACAGCCGATGATGCCTTGACGACGGAGAGCCCGGCAATACCCCCTTTCTGGGAATAGGCAGGCGAAAGATTTCTCGTCAGCCTAATCGCATGGACGAAAGCAGTCTCTCATGGATCACGCCGCAAGTGGTTGGCGAGGCGCTGGCTGGGTCGAGGCACCGCGACCGCGCAATCATCTTGCGGCGCGTTATTGATGGTTGGACCTACAGCGATATCGGCGAGGAGCTCGGCATTTCGCGGCAACGCGTCGTGAGGCGGATGGGTAAGGCGCTTTACAGGTTACGGTGCGCCGTGGATGTCGAAGCTGGGCGGACTGGTGGCAGGTAGGCGCGGTTTGGATCACCGGCCGATGCGCACCCACCGTCAATCAGTAGCCCCATCGGGGTTTTCGACGCTCAGCAGCTCCCTGGTATTCGGAGGCGCAGATTCAGCGCCCACGGCTTCGCTGGCCGACCCGCGACTCTTTCGTGCGCTTCACATGGCTCTTCCAAACGCCCCGGGTTCAGACTCCGCGAAATGACGCTATGTCTTCATCATGGACCTGGACGACCTGCTGCAACGATACTTCTCATCCACCGATCTTGCGGCGGTAAGTCCCGATGTGCTGGCCGCGGGCTTGGAGCGCTGTCAGGTCGATCTCGGCCTCGAAAAGGACCGCGGCAAGCGCTTTGCCCTGTGGGCGCTGCTTTACATGCTCGGCTCCGCGCCTGATCTTGAGGCGGCGTTCAAAGATGCTGACGACCGGGAGGCGGCCCGCAATTTCATGGACCTGCTGGCGGCCAGCGAGGGCGAGGGACCGGGCGGATAGGAGAGCGGGGTCCAGGGCGCCTTCGTCCAGCCACCCGAACCCAGTCCGGCTTCTTCGCGAACAGTCCTGAATCAGGTCAGCTGAGGCCGGCAACGCCTTTGCCTTCGGGCCGTGTTGGCAGCTACGCTGCCTGCCCGCACCACCCCTTGAAAAGGCGTTTCCCTTGGGCCTGACGGCCCTGCGGTGCAGCCCTCCCATGCCCTGTTTCTTCTGGATGTTCGCAAGCCGGAAATGGTTTCCGGTTTGGCACACCGAAGGACCAGTCACATGACCAACCTCGTAATCCTCACCGGCCGTCTCGCCCGCGATCCCGAATCCCGCGAGACCAAGGGCGGAACCTCCGTCACCGGCATCACCGTTGTCACCGACCGCCCCGCGCGCGACAAGGACGGCAAGACCTACAAGGATGAAAACGGCTACACCGCCAAGGACAGCGAATTCCACCGGGTAACCTGCTTCAACGGCCTCTCCAAGACCGTCGGGCAGTTCTGCACCAAGGGCCAGCTGGTGTCGGTCCAGGGCCGGCTCCACTACACCCAGTGGGAAGACCAGGATGGCGTCAAGCGCTACGGCTGCGAGATCCTGGCTGACAAGGTCGACTTCCTCTCGCGCGGGAACGCCAGGCATGGCGACGAAGACAACCGCGACGCGCCCGAGATCGACTGACGTCATCGATCGACCGGCGAGCGACGAAGGGGCTCTGCCGCAAGCGCGGCAGGGCTCCTTCTCGTCTTGTTCAGGAACCAGCGGGCGTTTCGTTGCGACCGGATGCAGACGGTTCGCCTTCCAGCCGCCGCAGCGCTTCGGCTTCACCAAGCTTGCCGAGCATCTCGCTCGCCTGTTTGAGGCCCTTCCTCGAGAACGCCTCGACACCTGATCCGAGGATCAGCTGTCCCAGCTCGAGAGCGGCTTTCTCTTCCAGTGCGCGTTGCCGCTCGTCGAGAGCTTGACGCTCGGCTTCGAGCTTCCTGAGCGCGTCGACCGCGCTTCGTTTCGTGGGCATGCGTGGGGTCCTTTCGCGTCCACTCCTTGATGCCTCCGTGCTCCACTCTGCTGTGCCTGCAGGGGTGTAGGAAAGCACTTTTTGCGAAGCTCGTTTGCGGGCGCTTCATCCGAGAGGTTGGGAATGGTCCTGGCTCACGGATCGTCCATGGTGATGGCCTTGCGGCTCCCGCGTCAAGGACGGCGGGGCCCCACCATTTTGCCTCCCCTTCGCTTTGCTGTGGTCCGACAAAATCGTTGCCCCCACCGCCGCTAACGCGGTCGCCCGGAGGGCGATCCTGGACCCGGGATCCGCAAGGCCATCGGCCGAACTCCTGTCGTCTCAAGGACAGACATCAGGAGGATATCATGGCTTCACTCGCTCCAATCGCATTGAACGCGGAACGCTACTTCGAAGCACTGGCGGTTGCCGAACGACGCGCGCTGCACAGCTACTTCGATCAGCATATCGTAGAGGACGAGACCCTAGGCTACTTCGCGCTCGACGAAGGCGATTACAACGCCCTGCCGGCTCAGCTGGCGAACCGGGTGGTCCACACCGTGCGCGGAGGAATGCTCGACGAGTTCTGAGGGCGAAGAGAGGGCGGGAACCGGCGACGGTTCTTCGCCCTTTTTTCATGCTCACCGGACGATGGGTTCAGGGATGCGGAGCGGGGCTGTGGACGCGCTCTGTCCCGCGCATCTGGCGATGCGCTCCTGAGGGCGCGGCTTTTTTGCGTTTGGCCCCGCGCGCACTTGCGAACCGGCGGCGGGTCGGACCAGCGCGCGCGGGTCGAAACGACAGACCCCGTTCCGGCCGCTTCGCACATGGTCCCTTTGCCGCCGCCTCTTTCGCAGGTGCGATCTCTTGTCGGGGAGAGGCCAAACATCAATCCCTTCTGCCTGACATTCGCCGGCGAGGGATTGCTCGCGCTCCTTAGGCGAAAGGCGGCAAATGCCCTCGGGAACACAACGTCTTCGGTCACTGGCACTCGCCGCGCAATGGGGAACAATGGGCACACCGTACGCAGCGGTGCTGCCGGATGTTTCATTGTCCTTTCAACGAGATAGATCTTGATTTCGCGAGATGCAGCAACTGATTTGCCGGTGATGCATGAAGTGGATTCGCGATTTGCGGGTAAATCACTCTGCCATAAAGCCTTGAACAGATGGGCGAACTTTCCGTTTTCCTACAGGCTGCCCGTGATTTAGTCTGATCCTCGCCTTCCGCAGGGTGAACCAGGTTCCTTATCGTTCAAGGAGCTTGGAAAAGTGCAACGTCATCAAAGTCTGCAGAGCTATGTTCCCCCGCTAATCGCGGACTGGATCAGGGAGCAGGCGCGCCTCAAGCAGGTCAGCGTCAGCATCGTCGTGCGCGACCTGCTGGTCGCCGCCTGGACCCGCGACAACGATGCGCTTCTGCGCCCCACCGGGGCCGATCCGGAGCGGCAGAGGGTGTTCGCGACGGTCGCGCTCGACGCGCTGCTCGCCCACCATTCCGACGAGACTCTGAGGGAGCGCACGCTGGCTGCCTATCACCGCCGGCTCGAGCGGCTCGGTCTCATTCCGGCTTCCGGCAAGGGAGGCGAGCATGAAGCATAATCTCGTCAACTTCACCCGCGGCAGCCAGCTGCTGGGTCACTTCGGCTTCATGTTTGCGGCGGGCCTCAAGGGACCGCTGCTTGTCACCGTACTCGTCATTCTCGGTCTTGGCTGGTGGGAGGTCAAATCCTCGCTCAGCGAGCAAGAGGTCTATCTCCTGTGGATGCATCTCTACGCCTCCACCTACGGGTTCATGGAGTTCGATCCCGCCAAGCTCGTGCACCTCAAACTGGGCGGCGGCGAGACCGCCGCCTTTCCCATGTCGGTCGTCACCCAGTACCCTCCGATGCGCGCCGCGGTCGCCGCATTCGGGGAGGCCCTGCGGAGTACGTTCCTGGTTGCAAGCCTGGTCCTCGTCCCGCTGTTCATCGCCTTCTGGTGGATCGCCGAACGCTTCGGCGAGCGCTCGAAACAGAAGAAGCATGTGCGCGGCTCTTCGCTCGCTAGCCTGCCCGAACTGGAGAGCGAAATTGCCCGGCACAACGCCCGCGAACGGGCGCGCGAATACGGCAGCGAAATGGGTTGGGCATGGCGTCTGGCCGGTCGTGCATCATTGCGCGAAGCGGGGCTCTATACTCCCGCGCATCTCGGTGGCGTGAGCTGGCCTTGGCGGCGCGAGCAGAGCCACGCGATGCTTGTGGGGACCACCGGCACCGGCAAGACCGTGGCACTCACCGATCTCGTTGACGAAATCCGAGAGCGGGGCGAACGCGCGGTGATCTTCGACCTCACTGGGGCCTTCATCGAGACCTTCTACGAAGCGGACCGCGACGTCATTCTCAACCCGCTCGACGCCCGCTGCCCGGCCTGGAGCGTGTTCAACGACTGCACCTCGCGCGCCGAATTCCATTCCGCCGCGGAATCGCTCGTGCCCCACGACGGGGGCGGCTCGGAGCAGTTCTGGGTGCTCGCCGCGCGCACCATGTTCGTCGAGACTTGCATAAAGCTCGCCGCGGAAGGACGGGGCAGCAACCAGGCGCTCGCCGACGAGCTGATGAACGCCGACCTGTCCGATCTGCACAAGCTGCTCGAGGACACGATGGCGGGGCCGATCACCACGCCGAGCGCTGCCAAGATGGCGGAATCGGTGCGCGCGGTGTTCAACGTCAACGCCAAGGCGATGCAGATGCTACCCTCGCGCGGGGAGCCGTTTTCGATCCGCCGCTGGGTCAAGGGAACATGCGAACCGGGCTCGCTGCTGTTCCTCTCGGCGCGCTATGTCGACATGAGCGTGCTGTCGCAGTTGCTCACGTTGTGGCTCGATACCGCGATCAACACGCTGATGTCCGGGCGGCGGACGCGCGACCTCAAGCTATGGTTCCTGATCGACGAGCTCGGGGCGCTGCACCGCCTGCCGTCGCTCGAGAAGGGGCTGCAGACCGCGCGCAACTTCGGCGGCGCAATCGTCACCGGCGTGCATGCCTTCGCCAAGCTCAAGGAGGTCTACGGCGAGAACATGGCGATGACCCTGTCCTCGCTCGCCAGAACCAAGCTGATTCTTGCCACGGCAGACCGTGAAACCGCGACCTGGTGCTCCGATGTCGTTGGGCACCGCGAGGTCCGCGAAATGGAAGAAGGCTACAGCTATGGCTACAATAACGCCCGCGACGCGGTCAGCCTGACACCCCGCCGACAGGTCGTTCCGCTGCTCCTTCCCGACGAGTTCATGGAGCTTGCCAGCCTGTCGGGCTTCATCAAGTTTCCGGATGGATTCCCGGCAGCGCCGGTCACGCTGATCCCGCGCGATTGGCCCCGTTTTGCCGAAGGGTTCATCGCGCGTGAGATGCCATCGCGAACCGGCGCAGCCCACCGCAGCGACAGCGATCGTTCTGATACTCGGGGCAATGCGGAGCATCGCGCAGGGAGCGACGACGAGGGCGGCGAACCGCGCCGTCTGGCGCGCAAGGATCGCCCATCAGTTGAACCGCAGAAGGCACCGTCGCGGAGCAATCGCGCGGCGCAGTCGGACACTCCGAAATCGGGAAGAGGCGGCAAGCAAGCCTCGGCCAAGGCGTCCTTGCCCTCCGATCCGGCAATTGACGTGCGGCTTGCATCAAGGTCTAGCTCCAGGCCGGAAACCGGTGCTCACGCGCAATCCGAATTGCCGCTGGGCGAAGCCAGGGAGAGCCCAAGAGAACCCGCCGGCCTGACGGACAAGCCGTCGCGCCCGGATGTCCCTGATCCGCAAACCTCACAGGATGCGGCACGCGATCGTAACTGCGCCGACCACCGGCAACAGGAGGATCAGCAGCGCGCGCTGCTCGGAGGCGCCGCGCGCGAACAGCAGGACCGCGACCTGGGCGATATCGGGCCCGATATCTGATCGCCTGGCGGGAGGCTTGAGGGGCCAAACGGGATCCGCCGCCAATGCTCTCTGTCGCCAATGTCCGCTCGCCGTCGGCCGCCGCGAGCTACTTCGCCGCTGACAATTACTACGCCAGAGCCGATGCCGACCGGTCGGGCCAGTGGATCGGCAAAGGCGCCGATCTGCTGGGCCTGAAGGGCCGCGTCGAGACCAAAGCCTTCGATGCGCTGTTGCGCGGCGAGCTACCCGACGGATCGAACGTCGGCAATCACGGCCAGTGGCATCGGCCCGGCACCGACCTCACCTTTTCGCTGCCCAAGAGCTGGTCGCTGCTGGCTCTCCTCGGCAAGGACGAGCGGATCGTCGAAGCCTACCGCGAAGCGGTCATCGAGACGCTCGCCTGGGCGGAAAAGAATGCTGCCGAAACCAGGCTAGTCGAGAAGGGGCAGGTGCGCACGGTCGCCACCGGCAACCTTGCCATCGGTCTGTTCCAGCACGACACCAACCGCAACCAGGAGCCCAATCTGCATTTTCATGCGGTCGTCGCCAACGTGACTCGGGGCCCCGACGGAGTGTGGCGCACGCTCAAGAACGACCGGCTATGGTCCCTGAACACGCTCCTCAATTCGATCGCGATGGCGCGGTTTCGCACGAGCGTCGAGAAGCTCGGCTACGAGACCGGTCCGGCGCTCAAGCACGGCAATTTCGAGGCGCGCGGGATCGGCCGCGAACAGCTGATGGCATTCTCCACCCGGCGGCAGGAAGTGCTCGATGCGCGCCGTGGCTCGGGACTGGAGGCCGGGCGGATTGCCGCCTTGGCGACCCGTTCAGCGAAGGAGGCGATCGAGGATCGCGGCGCGCTCGCCGTTCGCTGGGATCAGGCGGCAAAGGAGATCGGTCTTGACCTCGAGCCGCTGGTCGAATCCGCGCATCTGCGGGCGGCGTCGCAGGAGAGGGAGGCCGCGCGGCCGGCCACACTGGTCGAGCGCGGTATCGCCCGCCTGCGGGAATTTGCCGCGCGCATTTCGGGCGAAGAGCGCGACCCGCTGGTGCCGAGCCATGTCTTGAAGAAAGGTCCCGAAGCCATCGCGGCGGCGCAGGCGGTCGCCTCTGGCGTGCGCCATCTCTCACAGCGCGAGGCAGGCTTCGAGCGCGAAGCGCTTTACAAGGCGGCGCTCGACTTCGGTCTGCCGACGACGATCTCCCACGTCGAAACCGCCGTCCGCTCACTGGTCCGCTCGGGCCATCTTCTGGAGGGGACGGGCAAGCACAGGGGCTGGGTCACGAGCCGTGAGGCGGTTGAAGTCGAGACGCGCATCCTTGCCTGGGCGGCCGAAGGCAAAGGCGCGATCGAGCCCGGTATCGCGGAAAGTGAGGCAACCAGCCGCGTCCAGGCGTCGGCCCAGGTCAACCACGGGTTCAAGCTCAACGAGGGACAACTCGGCGCCGCCCGGCTGATCCTGTCCTCGACTGACCGAACCATCGCCATTCAGGGCGTGGCAGGCGCGGGCAAGTCGAGCGTCCTCAAGCCGGTGGCCGAAGTGCTGCGCGAAGAAGGACATCCGATGATCGGCCTCGCGGTGCAGAACACGCTGGTGCAGATGCTCGAGCGGGACACGGGCATTCGTTCACAGACTCTCGCGCGGTTCCTCAAGGACTGGGGCAAGCTGATCGACGAGCCGGGAAATGGCCCTAGTCACAATGAGGCGAAGGCAGCCTTGAGGGACTATATCCTGGTGCTCGATGAGGCCTCGATGGTCTCGAACGCAGACAAGGAACAGCTGCTCCGCATCGCCAACCTGGCCGGCGTGCACCGCCTGGTCCTGATGGGCGATCGCAAGCAGCTCGGAGCGGTCGATGCCGGAAAGCCGTTCGCGCTGCTTCAGCAGGGCGGGATCGCCAAGGCAGAGATGAACACCAATCTGCGCGGCCGCGACCCCGTTCTCCGGCAGGCGCAGGCGGCCGCACAGGCAGGTCTTG from Sphingosinithalassobacter sp. CS137 harbors:
- a CDS encoding antitoxin Xre/MbcA/ParS toxin-binding domain-containing protein; the protein is MATRAAEVEVGDSKVLTTAIARIAEFWGLTNAKLGSVLGLSQATVSRLRAGKSELDPASKSFEAGQFLLRLFRSLDALLGSDDLAARAWLATPNLDLEARPLDLIDSFKGLMTVCDYVDAHRARV
- a CDS encoding RES family NAD+ phosphorylase; translated protein: MWTPTALASELRRYRRTVWRVVEAQHRISTNRLAANLDDQKRLEELADAAKPDLPRAARGLHYLLASPFRYGHGVASRFRRANERPGIFYASETEQTAITETAYWRLRFISRSPGFVPGNRTSEYLSFSVPVSITRLLDTTRPPLSRDSKRWVDPLDYSACQVFADAARAAGGQAIRSPSARDPQGINLALFDPACFAKAEPDHGRGWHLRLEGRRLTALAAFPSGEVLDFTAEQFGLPSLG
- a CDS encoding DUF2493 domain-containing protein; translation: MYDSFTAQLAGLDLAGFSVQPAPFNETDFPAEEASEQTLAAVWSDMFALFADTALEADAEDIAWGFVNLFHRAATRKSAQVDRASDEIRVLLSAADGSEVHSSNLEEQVERAQASEASMLAFEHMREVAAMLYREETGASWKPMTGSRVAHGKNLTSAVIDARDFLKVRSERRRAALTPEGTAVVFAGGRASFATTEEATSYANNIWATLDRVREQVPDMLLVHGGDGKGADRLAAAWAERHEVQQLIFGLDRRLGARAGFKRNEQMLAMTPRYVIAFPGNGVTERLVIEAKARRITVVDRRGPLGTKPGTD
- a CDS encoding sigma factor-like helix-turn-helix DNA-binding protein, encoding MDESSLSWITPQVVGEALAGSRHRDRAIILRRVIDGWTYSDIGEELGISRQRVVRRMGKALYRLRCAVDVEAGRTGGR
- a CDS encoding single-stranded DNA-binding protein; the encoded protein is MTNLVILTGRLARDPESRETKGGTSVTGITVVTDRPARDKDGKTYKDENGYTAKDSEFHRVTCFNGLSKTVGQFCTKGQLVSVQGRLHYTQWEDQDGVKRYGCEILADKVDFLSRGNARHGDEDNRDAPEID
- a CDS encoding DUF6437 family protein, which produces MPTKRSAVDALRKLEAERQALDERQRALEEKAALELGQLILGSGVEAFSRKGLKQASEMLGKLGEAEALRRLEGEPSASGRNETPAGS
- a CDS encoding type IV secretion system DNA-binding domain-containing protein, coding for MKHNLVNFTRGSQLLGHFGFMFAAGLKGPLLVTVLVILGLGWWEVKSSLSEQEVYLLWMHLYASTYGFMEFDPAKLVHLKLGGGETAAFPMSVVTQYPPMRAAVAAFGEALRSTFLVASLVLVPLFIAFWWIAERFGERSKQKKHVRGSSLASLPELESEIARHNARERAREYGSEMGWAWRLAGRASLREAGLYTPAHLGGVSWPWRREQSHAMLVGTTGTGKTVALTDLVDEIRERGERAVIFDLTGAFIETFYEADRDVILNPLDARCPAWSVFNDCTSRAEFHSAAESLVPHDGGGSEQFWVLAARTMFVETCIKLAAEGRGSNQALADELMNADLSDLHKLLEDTMAGPITTPSAAKMAESVRAVFNVNAKAMQMLPSRGEPFSIRRWVKGTCEPGSLLFLSARYVDMSVLSQLLTLWLDTAINTLMSGRRTRDLKLWFLIDELGALHRLPSLEKGLQTARNFGGAIVTGVHAFAKLKEVYGENMAMTLSSLARTKLILATADRETATWCSDVVGHREVREMEEGYSYGYNNARDAVSLTPRRQVVPLLLPDEFMELASLSGFIKFPDGFPAAPVTLIPRDWPRFAEGFIAREMPSRTGAAHRSDSDRSDTRGNAEHRAGSDDEGGEPRRLARKDRPSVEPQKAPSRSNRAAQSDTPKSGRGGKQASAKASLPSDPAIDVRLASRSSSRPETGAHAQSELPLGEARESPREPAGLTDKPSRPDVPDPQTSQDAARDRNCADHRQQEDQQRALLGGAAREQQDRDLGDIGPDI
- the mobF gene encoding MobF family relaxase produces the protein MLSVANVRSPSAAASYFAADNYYARADADRSGQWIGKGADLLGLKGRVETKAFDALLRGELPDGSNVGNHGQWHRPGTDLTFSLPKSWSLLALLGKDERIVEAYREAVIETLAWAEKNAAETRLVEKGQVRTVATGNLAIGLFQHDTNRNQEPNLHFHAVVANVTRGPDGVWRTLKNDRLWSLNTLLNSIAMARFRTSVEKLGYETGPALKHGNFEARGIGREQLMAFSTRRQEVLDARRGSGLEAGRIAALATRSAKEAIEDRGALAVRWDQAAKEIGLDLEPLVESAHLRAASQEREAARPATLVERGIARLREFAARISGEERDPLVPSHVLKKGPEAIAAAQAVASGVRHLSQREAGFEREALYKAALDFGLPTTISHVETAVRSLVRSGHLLEGTGKHRGWVTSREAVEVETRILAWAAEGKGAIEPGIAESEATSRVQASAQVNHGFKLNEGQLGAARLILSSTDRTIAIQGVAGAGKSSVLKPVAEVLREEGHPMIGLAVQNTLVQMLERDTGIRSQTLARFLKDWGKLIDEPGNGPSHNEAKAALRDYILVLDEASMVSNADKEQLLRIANLAGVHRLVLMGDRKQLGAVDAGKPFALLQQGGIAKAEMNTNLRGRDPVLRQAQAAAQAGLVRSALDHLKEHTVETEGEGAIVAAEHWLALPPSERKHTAIYASGRNIRSAVNEAVQRGLQANGEIGPEKIALDMLDRVNFTREELRYLAAYRPGMVLEVAKAERTLGLKRGEYAVCGIDEAKGIVRLEDERGRQHAFRPARMQKADKDGNLVLFERRELEIHRSDQIRWTRNDHQRGLLNADRAKVVSIERGRLTVETSKGEQLQLKQGDPMLKRIDLAYALNAHMAQGLTSDRGIAVMDSRERNLSNQQTFLVTATRLRDHLTLVVDSAAKLAGAVARNKGEKASALEVIERLRNAAAIGVSKGLGEQPGRDTERELSREKTRAIDIGI